The nucleotide window agcccAGATCAGCCACGGATGCAGGGCCCACCAGGGCACCCCCAGCAGGCTGCTGGCacttccctgtccccaggaaaGGGCTGCCACAAACTCATCAGCATGGGTCACTCAGTGGCTCTGAGCCTTTGCCTTGCCTCCAttctccagcaccagcacaccCTTAGATCAGTTTGTTGCCCAATTTCTACCATTGCTTCCATGAGGTTTAAAGGTTTGTATCTACTTATAGTAGCAATGAAGAGGTTGATGACAATGAAGAGGattcaaaaaaattttattttaatggccACATTTTACATGGTAAACTACTGGCATGTGTAATATGTCTAGATTCTCTTGCTGACTCTCTTCAAGGTGAGGTCACCCATGGTCAttgtctgaaaaagaaatggaaagtaTTAGCTTTTTATGAATTTGTAGTATCATTGAATATATCAAGTTGGAAGGATCATCATGGTATTTAGCTCCATACTGTACTTAGGATATGGTCCTGCAAATCAAAACAGGACTGCTCCCCAGTCTATCTCTCATAAACTGGAGTTTTAAAGCTTTGAATTTCTTCATGACTATCCCAAAGCACGTAGGGATAAGCTGGCATCCCTCAGCTGGGATGCTTTCTGCTCTACGAGTGCCAAGCCTTGGCACATACCTGTTCCTCTGGGTGGGTGAGAACACGCCCTCATTACCCAGAACTTTGATCAGCTGGGCCTAAACTGGGGTCTTAAAAAGTACTTTCTGGATCATACTCTAATGAGAAACtgccttcagctcctggctgcagagcctgtgtgCAAGCacatgctctgctccagcacctcccagtgCCTCTGTAGCCTCCCAGGGCAGGCTCCTGAAGGGAAGGCAGCCCTGTTGTTCCAGCCATTGCCCCTCTACACTCACGTAGGTGATGGTGTCTCCGTTGAGCTCCGTGACGGATGTCATCCCTTTCACCTGTGTGACCAGTTTGTTGTTGCCCTCCATCTGCACAACAGCCTGGTGGAAGACAGAAGCATTCATGTTATTGCTGGAGACCACCTTGACCCCTGCATGCTGTCCttcccctgccacagcaggagGGGACTGCAGAGCCACCTGAGCTGCACATCTGAAAAGgctacagacagcagcagcacccccagggcagcagtcaCTGATCAATGAAATTAACCAAATAAATATGACAGCAAAGCCCATTTCTGCTTATCTGTCTTGCCCAGCTATAAGATGTGTTCATTTGCCCTTGAGCTGCTGATGTACAGAGGCTAAAAGTCTTCTAGTAACTCTTTCCAAAAGAGTTTATGCCAAAGGGAGTACAGGGATGCTGGAAGTTGTGACACAGCTGGTACAGCTCTCAGAGCCCCATTCACAGGGCATTTCTTTGGTGATCACCCCTCTGCTTTCAAAAGTCCCCGCAATCTTCTCTTGAGGCAAAGATGAGAGGCAGATTTTGCCAGTGGTGTTGCCTTGACATTCTATGAACCATTGGAAACTTATGGCCAGGAAAGGGAGCACCCAAGTTCAAGGGTGGTAACTTTGCCAACTCATCTCCCCCAGGGTAATCTGAAGCAGTGGGAAAAGCTAACAGAGCAGCTAACAGCTACTGGGACTTGAAAGGAGATTTATTGGTTTATGATTGATTATCTGATTTTCCTGCACTACATTTGAATAAACAAATTAAGGCACAGGTATGTTTTGTGTTGCAACATGACACAACGTCAATCCTTTTCCACCTCAAGTCTTTCAGATCTCTTCCTGTCAAAAATTTTTACCAAAGCATCTCTATGCCCCCTTTGCCAAATGGGATATTAAAACACTGGCTTCTAGTGTTTTCCAAAATTACTATTGAAATAGATTCAGAAATACAAGGCTTCTTCTGCAGGAAGTGCAGTGCATTAATTAATACCTGTGATATGGTCAATCCCTTTGCTCATATGCAGAGGGAATGGCTGGAAGGGAAATTCAATGTCCCTGAACCCCCATGGCCCTGGCAGAGGAGGGGCTGCTCACTCACCTTCACTTTCTCTCCATTCAGCAACTCAATCTCACTCTCCTCCCCAATGGTGAACTGGTTTTTCATCACTTTGGAGCCAGTGGTCACGGTAACCGTGAACTTTTTCCCATCCTGCACAATTTCTGAGACGCTCTTGAGGTCCTTGCCCTTCTGGATCTGGTCCTCAGGGAGCCCTGCCCAGGAACAAAAGACATGGAGTGAACAGTGGAGCCATCTGTGGGCCgaatgctgctgctgaacaaaTCAATGTGGCACGATTTGGGGACATACAGTTGGGAAAATTTCTATTCCAGTGTGCAAAAACCTTTCAGTGATGGTGTTTCCCCAAGAGCCATATATCCCTGAGTCTGCTGGGGAGGAAGATTAATTCTGTCATCCTGAATTTTGTGTGGGAACTAGACATGTCCCGTGTCTTGCTGACCTGACTGGGAGCACAAACGCCAGCTCCCTGTCTAAGAATAAatcctgctttccttccttcactGACAGGCAAGGAAAAATTGATTAAATAAGACAG belongs to Zonotrichia leucophrys gambelii isolate GWCS_2022_RI chromosome 4, RI_Zleu_2.0, whole genome shotgun sequence and includes:
- the FABP1 gene encoding fatty acid-binding protein, liver — encoded protein: MSFTGKYELQHQENFEPFMRALGLPEDQIQKGKDLKSVSEIVQDGKKFTVTVTTGSKVMKNQFTIGEESEIELLNGEKVKAVVQMEGNNKLVTQVKGMTSVTELNGDTITYTMTMGDLTLKRVSKRI